The proteins below are encoded in one region of Gammaproteobacteria bacterium:
- the trmD gene encoding tRNA (guanosine(37)-N1)-methyltransferase TrmD: MNFTIVTLFPEMQDSLRFGIMGRAINKQLLAVSCINPRDYTEDKNKSVDDSPFGGGPGMVMMAKPLHQAVLAAKAQRPNAKVIYLSPQGKQFDQALAKKAAEDSDLIMIAGRYDGIDQRIIDECVDEEWSLGDYVISGGELAALVMIDAIARCVPGVVGDAGSVIDDSFYHGLLKHPQYTRPESYNGWKIPKVLLSGNHRKIAEWRKKHSLGTTWLKRPDLLEPNVLRLSEEEKILLNEFIAEYNYHRANEEKKS, encoded by the coding sequence TTGAATTTTACGATAGTGACCCTCTTCCCAGAAATGCAAGATAGCTTGCGATTTGGAATTATGGGTAGAGCAATTAATAAACAATTGCTGGCAGTTTCTTGTATTAATCCGAGAGATTATACAGAAGATAAGAATAAATCGGTCGATGACTCCCCTTTTGGTGGAGGCCCCGGCATGGTGATGATGGCAAAACCTTTGCACCAAGCCGTGTTAGCCGCAAAAGCACAGCGACCCAATGCGAAAGTCATCTATCTTTCCCCACAAGGAAAGCAGTTTGACCAAGCACTGGCAAAAAAGGCGGCGGAAGACAGCGATCTGATTATGATTGCTGGCCGATATGATGGGATTGATCAACGGATTATTGATGAATGTGTTGATGAAGAATGGTCACTGGGCGACTATGTGATCAGCGGCGGAGAACTTGCAGCGCTAGTAATGATAGATGCAATCGCTCGTTGCGTTCCTGGCGTTGTAGGTGATGCCGGTTCAGTGATTGACGATAGCTTTTATCACGGATTACTGAAACATCCGCAGTATACACGACCCGAAAGTTATAATGGGTGGAAAATTCCGAAGGTGTTACTGAGCGGAAACCATCGTAAGATTGCCGAGTGGAGAAAAAAACACTCACTGGGGACAACCTGGTTAAAGAGACCAGATTTGTTAGAGCCTAATGTATTGAGGCTTTCAGAAGAAGAGAAAATATTATTAAATGAGTTTATTGCAGAATATAACTATCATAGAGCCAATGAGGAAAAGAAGTCATGA
- the rimM gene encoding ribosome maturation factor RimM, producing MSLKDDRYISVGKIGAPFGLDGALKIVSFTEQPDDIFDFSPWYVNKKQQWVEVELEGEALHGKYLVAKFVGCEERDDAQQWTNCEIAVKRSQLPELPAGQYYWSDLEGLTVKTVAGLTLGVIDEVMETGANPVLVIQGEKRYLVPYLLEKVVKEVNLASNYVIVDWDTDF from the coding sequence ATGAGCTTAAAAGATGACCGCTACATTTCTGTCGGAAAAATAGGGGCGCCTTTTGGGCTTGATGGAGCGCTGAAAATTGTTAGCTTTACAGAACAACCCGACGATATTTTTGATTTCAGCCCTTGGTATGTGAATAAAAAGCAGCAGTGGGTTGAGGTAGAGCTTGAAGGAGAGGCCTTGCACGGGAAATATCTCGTCGCGAAGTTTGTGGGCTGCGAAGAAAGAGATGACGCCCAACAATGGACAAATTGTGAAATCGCTGTAAAGCGTTCACAATTGCCAGAACTTCCTGCAGGACAGTATTACTGGTCTGACCTTGAAGGGTTAACTGTAAAAACAGTCGCTGGACTTACGCTGGGTGTAATTGATGAAGTGATGGAAACTGGCGCAAACCCTGTTCTTGTCATTCAAGGAGAAAAACGGTACTTGGTTCCGTATTTACTAGAAAAAGTAGTAAAAGAAGTTAATTTGGCATCCAATTATGTAATTGTAGACTGGGACACAGATTTTTGA
- the rpsP gene encoding 30S ribosomal protein S16 — MVTIRLTRAGAKKRPFYHVVAKNKRSARDGGNLERLGYFNPIASGAEVRLELDMARVDYWLGVGAQTSERVAALLKEFKQNGVRTGVQYKATKTPRKKAVVSAEVAA; from the coding sequence ATGGTAACGATCCGTTTAACCCGTGCAGGAGCGAAAAAACGCCCTTTTTATCATGTAGTTGCAAAAAATAAGCGCAGCGCACGTGATGGCGGCAACCTTGAAAGACTAGGTTATTTCAACCCTATCGCTAGCGGCGCTGAAGTTCGATTAGAGTTAGATATGGCTCGCGTTGACTACTGGTTAGGCGTAGGTGCGCAAACTTCTGAACGCGTTGCAGCGCTACTTAAAGAATTTAAGCAAAATGGTGTGCGTACTGGCGTTCAATACAAAGCGACTAAGACTCCACGTAAAAAAGCAGTTGTCAGCGCTGAAGTAGCCGCTTAA